Below is a genomic region from Rosa chinensis cultivar Old Blush chromosome 5, RchiOBHm-V2, whole genome shotgun sequence.
TTTCCATAAAGCTTAGTTTAGAAGTTATGCTGGCTTGTGGCTTTAATTGATCCGTGTGTTTTCTTACTTCAGTCAATAAGTTATCTCTAAGACAATGGTATATAAAAAATGATTATTATAATCTCTTTCACTAAAGCTGAATTAGTCTAAAAAGAGTACAGTTCTATAGGATAATGTGACGTGAAAACATAATGAGAAGACTACTGAAGTCCACAGTCTCTCCCCTCTTTTAAATTACATCAGTTTATGGGACTTAATATGAGTAATCTGGCCACACGCATATGCTAAAATTAAACTAttaagaccaaaaaaagaagaattgtTTGATGTTatccaatataaaaattcaCCCAATTTAGCCGATTCAACTACAAGGCACAATTACATTTAACATCACCAATTCGTACAAAGAAAACTTGATTTAGGCTTTATGTACATGACCATTTCAAATTTTTATATTGAGATTTTTATTTACAGACAATTAATTTTCGGTTAGAGGCTCTAAGTTTAAAGTAATAAATTACATtttgatacacacacacatatactcttttttttattatatattactCATAGCATTATAAATACCAACTGCAGCATGAATATAAACGTTCACACACGAATACATATATTCCTAAATCCATAGCTTCGTTATCTAATTTCAGATATTTATAAAATATAGATGTGGAAGGTATGAGAATTGAATAAGGATATATATGATGCACATGGATCTGCCCTtggagggttttttttttttttttgagaaacatCTGCCCTTAGAGTTAAAGGCACTCAACACCCATATTAATTAATTGAATAGTATATATAGTTAAGTTTCCATGCAAATTAACCATGTATATATTAATACATAGAAAACATAGGAGAATCAGAAACATTAGGTTGTCCCCTAACTGTGGGTTGTGGCATCCAAAACCTCTAGTTGATAAGAAAGTGATAGATAGTTTGAGTGATACGTTATGGTTACGTATTAATGTAATGTCTACATCATCTGCAGATAGCTTTCGAGTCGAAAACACTCAAAACCTATCTCTGTTTTAAGTTAGGAAACCATGCAAATAAGTTATGCATTCATACATACCCACCAAAAACGTACTTTCACATCGACACTGACTGTTATATCATATatcttttaatttaattaatcatATATCTCTACATTTTATATAGGTGGTCTCAAATTGCAGCACGCTTGCCAGGACGAACTGACAATGAAATCAAGAACTTCTGGAATTCGACCATAAAGAAACGTCTGAAGGttctgtcctcctcctcctcctccactgcCTCACCAAACGCAAGTGATTCTTCCTCGGATCAGCCTAACAACAAAGACTTTTTCACCgcggccggaggaggaggaggtttcATGAACATCATTCCACCGTCAATGATGCCCATTTACGGGGATTCATCCATGCAATCAACCTCCCTCATCAACCACATGTTTGATCCCTTTCCAATGGTCGAGCATGGCGGGTACTACAACAATGGAAACCCATGCACTGCACAGATCGGATCATCAGTTGGTAGTGGTGCTGATGATTGTGGGTTTGAAGAAAATATTGAAGCGTTTGGGAACGTCAATATCGGGGTAGAAGAAGACATCTTTGTGCCTCCCCTAGAGAGTGTAAGCACCACTGACCAGGATCAAAATCTAAAAACGGAAACTATCTTCTATGATAATAATAATTACTACAGTAACAGTAACAATAtcatcaaaggtgaaaacatGATCGGGGTTGGGAATTACTTTGAAGATGATCAGGATCAAGGGCTAACAATGGGAGAGTGGGACTTGGAGGATCTGATGAAAGATGTTTCCTCCTTTCCTTTTCTTGACTACCAGAGTTGAGATCAATAACTGCCACCCAATATtccctctcttttctttttcttcattttttttttcttcccacacactcatttcttcttcattttctaaTTTGGGATCCCACTTTGTTTTCTCAAGACTGGTAGAATATTACTAGCCATagtttttacattttatttaggTCCGTCAAACAATGGGGAAGTTCATATATAGCTTAGATGAAAGGGGAACGGTCTGAAATAAAGGTCACAATTGATTTCGTATTTGATAGAGAAGCTTTCATTCAGTACTGAGACTACGTACTGTCATATATACGGATTAATTGTGAAGGAAGTATAGTTGTGAATAGCTGCTGCTATGctgcatatatatacaaatgtaGGGAGAGAAGAGATATACAAGAATTACAAGATGATGATCATCAATAATTAGTTGGTGTATAAATTGTAGTTATTATGAGATGATGTACAAAAGGAAGAAAGGTTGGTGGAATTTTGTGGTCAGTGGGAAATAAGTAGGTTGTACTACACAATTTGATCATGAAGATGATAGACCtacctatctctctctctctctctctctctctctctctctctctctctctctcatattacAATTAccatttgaaaaataataattaccTTTTTTATCTTACAATGAAAAACGCACTTCAATTTGAAACATCATCCAACAATATTATGGGGGATAATTACTAAACTAATCGAGTGTCTTTATTTGTAAATTTAGATGATTAATAAGAACAGAATATGTTATGTTGAAGAATACGATCCTTCATCATCTATAGCATTAGCCATTATTTTCATGCTTATTTCTCCTTTGGACGGATGATCACATACTAAAATGGCTATAGATTTGTAGAAGGTACATGATCACATACTAAAATGAGGTTAATtcaatctgaaaattatttTATGTACCGACGGTGCAAATGAAATGATCtaaacccttgatatttataattaatatttttattaataacctaagagtgtatttaatataatctaaccatctatttatgtcggtgcactgaatcctctCCCAATTCAATCACTTAGTTGCCatctccacttgataatcagCTCTCATTGTTTCATTGACTATTGTCTCATTATTAAATTAGTTAGTTAGGCTATCAGGTTGGGTTCCCATGGGTAGGGTACTAACATAATCACTGTACCTAAAAGTAATCAATGCAAattaacataaaaataaaatttgaccaaCATATTAAAGAAGTGAATAGGAAGCAACTTTGGAATAATCATGTGATGATGACATCTACTAATTCTGTTATTCAGAAAGGACAAGATGACCATTTTCACTTAGAATTTGACAGAATATGATGAGAGTGCTTGTACTATCATTTGCCTTTAGATTTTTGATGACGGATTACCACCATAACGAACATGTGTGTGTGTTACTATTAATTAGAGAGTTGAGACTGACCTATGGGTGACCGATGATTACGCCAAGTTTTTTCCAAGTAAAAAAGATATTATAAATGGCGATCCTATCAAGAGAGAATCTTGCGTGGGACAATCCTAAAGTCACGTGGTGGGGCGGACCAATTACTGCCCAGTAGGgggggtgttttgggtattgcaTTTTAGGGAGCAGGGGCAGTTTCGGTAAAgagagaaaattttatttttttaattggttggccctaaagccacgtggtggggaaacccccacctaagaatttctctcCTATCAAAGTGTCTGATTGACATTCTTTTAAAGGAACTCTGTATATTCCTTTTTCGTTAAAGGTTTACTTGTAGTTGACTTTTTTTCTTGATGGTTTACATGGTACTAGGGTTCTAAATACCTATGAATGTCATTTAATTTGGTAATTACTGAACTGAGCGATTACTAACCGAATATTTGAATTTTGGTAAATCGACTTTTTATAACTGAATTgaaaaaaactgaaataaaaaaataccaaaaaaactAGTTTAGATTTCATAAATAGCGAATATAATGAAAtgtttgttaaaggaaaaacacattatatgccttcgtcaaagtgattaacggagagagaatcaaggaatcagtgattaccatcaatcagcgtaATTACGGATccatcagcatttagtatcattaatgtaatcaatatttccgttgtaattctatccctatataaagggactatcaaAATGAAATGAGCAGaccattccaatccatttttacttttacacgttatcagcacgctcagagcaaataaccaaagaaaaaaaaatcaaaaccctataagaaaaaaaactttttcttgttttgtgcCGCCacagtctcaaaaaaaaaaaaaaaaatcccttctTCCCCAGCCTCACCTCACCGGCCAAGACCGGCCCCATCCCCGCATAGCCGCACCGATCGATCCCTGCAACCCAGCACCGATCGCTGCTGCCTCCCACCTGCAGATCCCTGCAACCCAGCACCGATCGCAGCCCGATCCCAACGCTGCAACCCAGCCCCAGCACCGATCGATTCTTGCAAACCACCGGACGTCCACGCCTGCTGCATTTCCAGATCGATCCGGACACCAGCCCGTATCATCGAATTAGTCCACCGTCGCAGCACCTAGATCGGACTCGTCCGCTCCCCACTGTCGCAGCACCCACATCGGCGACGACGTAGCAGCCCCGCGCACCAGACAGTCCTGCCCAGCAGCCCACTGCCCCGCGCCAACAGGCAAGCGCCCTCCCCGACACCTGCAGATCCCAGCCCAGTGCGCTCCAGCCCCCGCGCGCCCCCAGCAGTACCTGCAATTCTGCAAACCAGAAGGAAGGAAagcaggaggaggaagaagagaagagggaaaaaaaaaaaaaaaagaggtaacTCGGGCCGAAGTAAGGACCCGGCCTACAAAGAAAAAAtcccaataaaaaataaataaaaaaaagggcccaaagaacagaaggcccagaacaaaaaaacagaaaaaaaaatctcgGCCCAAAGAAACAGGCCCTGCTGCCCAGAAGAAAAGGAATCCCGGCCCAGAAAAGaacgaacaaaaaaaaaggaaaacatcgctacgcacgtctgcatcaacacgcgcgtgcagtaggatcgttttgttttctcgaaatcaagtatgttttctttattttattttattttatgattttagccaagcatgtgaattttatttatattttctatgcttataccttattgtttatacctttattatattttgttattgagcatgtttagttagataattttgatccttTTAAAGCATGCCATGTTATTTATgctttatatgattatctttaagcatgattatatattttattgtttatatttttgttatatattatttatgaaattttgagcatgttttgtgatttttatttacgtttatataattattcctaagcatgcctttatattatgctattatattttattttatgcatgatatattattgctattattatgtgtaacatatatgTTGGTatacatttgtgaaatttgagcatgccatgtaatttattttaatatatgctatgtttttattatttattacgtgctatgattattacttgtttagaatgttatacaaaaagaattgcgttttgccatgataatgaaagttcatgcgcattataaatacacacttactgtgataaagtattttcacatagcatcgaaaaaatgtgaccattacgaatcttggtcttgaaatctaattcatatgttttggaaaataattaacgtggatgtctttatgactgcgtaatttatttcttctatcttgtttatgtagatgactgatccaactcgacctgaatttgacattttggactcataaggacttgagtaccaccgttgggtttccgatgtagaaactgcctttgtggcaaaatactacactgccaccatccaaactcccactgaccccaaagacgataGACCGTCTAATAAGATGAAAGCAAAtgtcttaatgtttctgaggcgacatattgatcctaacttacgctgggaataccttcagttgaagacatccaaagaactgtgggatgcccttaagggacgttttgggaacattcatgacaccttgctcccagaactaacCGTTCAGtagaatgaaatccgcttgcttgactacaaaaaggtcaatgacttcaacaaggacatgttgcgcctaaaggcaagtctaaatttctgtggaaaggaactcacagaagatgatatgatccagaagactctttccacttttcctacttcagcaattatactagcaaaccagtataggctggagtatgataacaaaagaatcacaactttcaataagctgatcaacctactgcaagtggctgagaggcataatgaggttcttttgagcaacaatgccaggcccgttgggacaaagaaaattcctgaagctaattatggcaaagtcaaaggtggaaagaaccccaatgcaaagggggttggacgtgctgatccctacccaggtggcaacaatgcaccacgtggcaaagGACGTGGGGGTTatggtatgggccgtggaggccctcccaatgtatggcgcagagatggtggtgctggccctagtggtcatggaaacaaggtgcaaagggcacctaagaacccttcagtcaaacagggtAGAGTTggtaatgaaccatgctataggtgtggagtcatggggcattggtacaagaactgccaagcaagcaacctagttgcagccacttacaagaggtataaggagtctaaagaacaagaggctcactatatggaagaaggaggccatgacccagacgtcaacctcacaattacagacttcaatggcaacaaggaacttgctcagtcaatggatgcttcagattttgactgatctgctttatttattttattttccaaaaaaaaaacagttgtgaaggcataatgcctcatttttaattagactattacgtagtcttaaagtttatttcaataatggtttgatgaatcaGATTtttgaacaagaccttgatttgattatcgttggcttgttaataaatttcggattttattctgaagcattgaatttattcgatttttatgtactacacatattcacatggttcgaaaaagcactataaatatgtaaagcaatacatctagagaaaaattatttgaatgaaaaaaaattatcattctactaaaatagacatgctctaaagaatatgagttatattttcaaaattaataatacctcccatttatttgtaggaatgaatcgaggagaacttgagtgcttagttgatagtgggactacccacaccatattaaggaataggcaattatttattgaattaatagcctataattcctctgtgactacaatgattggatcatcacaagtaataaaagggcgaggaactgccaaatttttgctgcctaatggcacaacatttaaagtcacagacgctctatatgcaccaagagctaatcgaaccttgttaagtttcaaagatattcgtgccaacgattatcatgtagaaacacaatgtgagaatggaactgaatacctttatattacctctaatgaatgtggaaggaaacacattttagagaaacctatgagtcaatctagtggactgtacctcactacgattcggatcattgaatcatatgctgtcaccaataatgaaatgtgggacactgactcatacaggctttggcatgaccacctagggcaccccggtcgtgacatgatgatccgtattttaaagaactcacacggacatcccttctttcgagtaaaaaataaaatgggagaaaaatccgccacactgaaaagtgtcggtcctagtattgctcaaatgcagccattaccttctaaagtaccagaagcactacctccctcccattatgcctcattgattatttcaaaggcacatcactcgttttgcaaagcctgctctttagcaaaaacaggatcgagaccttcctatgctaaagatacaaaacaaaacattccattcttacaaaggatacaaggagatatctgtggacctatccatccagaatgcggaccattcaagtactttatggttctggtggatgcctcTACACACTGgccacatgtcgttttattgtccacaagaaatgctgcatttgcaaaactcctagcacagattatacgcttaagggctcaccaccctgatcaccctatcaagtctataaagcttgataacgctggagagtttacatcaaaagcatttgatgattattgcatatctattgggatcgatatagagcatcatgtaccccatgtgcatacacaaaatggtctcgcagaagccaccatcaaaaggctacagatggtggctagggcattggttatgtgcaccaacctgcctatatctgcatggggttatgcaatattgcacgcagctttactcattcgtttcagacctactgctagccaaccattttctgcataccagttggtaactggatatgagcctgacatttcacacttacgcatatttggttgcgcagtgtatgtgcctattgcgcccccacagcgcactaaaatgggtccttagagacgattaagtatttatgttggctacgaatctccaacgattatccgctatttggaacccttgacaggcgatctctttacctctagatttgcggattgtcactttgatgagacagtgttcccgtcgttagggggagataggaaaaaggattttccaaaggaatgataggaattgtcgtggtttgttcccactttgtctcattttgatccccgcacttcacaatgtgaaagtgaagtgaaaagaataatcgatcttcagaacgtagcagattcgatgcctgatgcgtttactaatATCGCAAatgtgacgagatcacatataccagctgcaaatgtgcctggaaggttagaagtccccaacatgcggcacagatagaggcactgcaaccacacataGTGGAGGTCTGGTTGAGGCTGTGGCTcctcaaaggaagagggggaggccacttggttccattgacactcacccaaggaagaagagggcgaataaggcacaaaccgatccattaatcatcaatgtagagaatccctctcatgagattgtctctgattatagttatgtccatgaatcaatactggaggacgctccgatgtttaaaatgattccagagaacaaagaaatctcaatggattatgagagtgcgtatgagtggatagaaagatcttccatacacattgatgatgtatttgcatacactgttgctcaagaaatcatagagcacgatgatatcgaaccacgctctgttgcagaatgtcaacaaagagtatattggcctaaatggaaagaagcaatccaggcagaattagattctctgacaaagagacaggtatttagtCCGGTAGTGCTGAcgccaccaagtgtaaagcctgtaggacataaatggatctttgttagaaagcgtaatgagaagaatgaagtcctaaggtacaaggctcgccttgtggcataaggtttctcacaacgccctggaattgactacgaggagacatactctcccgtaattgatgttataacgttccgctacttagttagcctagtagtttccgaaggactggaaatgcagctcatggatgtggtgactgcatatctctatggggatctagatttagagagagagagagagagatatatatatatatatatatatatatatatatatatatatgaaagtgcctgatggccttacattacccaagtcaagcgactctaaaccacggagtgcgtttacaattaggttgaaacgctcactatacggattgaaacaatccgggcggatgtggtataccagtctaagtgactatttgattgagaagggatataagaacgatgaattatgcccctgcgtattcataaagaaaacaagttccggatttgcaattgtagcagtatatgtcgatgatatgaacataataggtactcttgaagaaataagagaaaccgcgagttacttgaaatccgaatttgagatgaaggatcttgggaaaactcgattctgtctaggccttgaactagaacaccgagtttgtggaatactaatccaccagtctgcgtatgtccaaaagatgctcaggcgatttaacatggacaaagcgcatcctgctagcactcccatgatcagtcgaagtttggatgcaaggaaagatccatttcgtccaaaggaagatgacgaggaggtgttgggagctgaaattccctatctaagtgcaataggagcattattgtacttagcccaatgtactcgaccagacattgcattctcagtgaacttgttagctagatttagctcagtgcCAACACAGCGTCactagaatggtatcaagaacattttccgatacctaaaaggaaccattgacttgggactattctttccctacagagagacaagagggaccgcagatggaactgcaatccctgaaggaaatattgatggcgaaagtgccactcactacatcgaaacgccaaatgatgttttggttggttttgctgatgctgggtatctctctgacccacataaaggtcgttcccaaattggttacgtatttaccattgggaacacggctatatcttggagatcaaccaagcaaactcttgtggctacctcctcgaaacactcagagatcatcgctctacatgaggcggttcgtgagtgtgtatggttaagagctatcatcatacatattcgagggactagtggtttgagttctaccactgaagagcctacttgcatttatgaagataatgcagcttgcatcgaacagatgaagctaggatatatcaagggtgataatacaaaacacatatcgccaaagtttttctacaatcagcaacaacaggccctcctcaagattcaagtgaatcaagtaaggtctgaggagaatgtggcagatttgttcaccaaatcattgcctaaggccatatttgagaaatatgtgaaaagcataggaatgcgaagactttccaagctcccctgatt
It encodes:
- the LOC112165874 gene encoding transcription factor MYB46, giving the protein MRKPEPSVVSSTGKNNKNNSMSNKLRKGLWSPEEDEKLMRYMLNNGQGCWSDVARNAGLERCGKSCRLRWINYLRPDLKRGAFSPQEEDLIIHFHSLLGNRWSQIAARLPGRTDNEIKNFWNSTIKKRLKVLSSSSSSTASPNASDSSSDQPNNKDFFTAAGGGGGFMNIIPPSMMPIYGDSSMQSTSLINHMFDPFPMVEHGGYYNNGNPCTAQIGSSVGSGADDCGFEENIEAFGNVNIGVEEDIFVPPLESVSTTDQDQNLKTETIFYDNNNYYSNSNNIIKGENMIGVGNYFEDDQDQGLTMGEWDLEDLMKDVSSFPFLDYQS